One window from the genome of Microcebus murinus isolate Inina chromosome X, M.murinus_Inina_mat1.0, whole genome shotgun sequence encodes:
- the KCND1 gene encoding A-type voltage-gated potassium channel KCND1 yields the protein MAAGVATWLPFARAAAVGWLPLAQQPLPPAPGVKASRGDEVLVVNVSGRRFETWKNTLDRYPDTLLGSSEKEFFYDADSGEYFFDRDPDMFRHVLNFYRTGRLHCPRQECIQAFDEELAFYGLVPELVGDCCLEEYRDRKKENAERLAEDEEAEQAGDSPALPAGSSLRQRLWRAFENPHTSTAALVFYYVTGFFIAVSVVANVVETIPCRGSARHAPREQPCGERFPMAFFCMDTACVLIFTGEYLLRLFAAPSRCRFLRSVMSLIDVVAILPYYIGLFVPKNEDVSGAFVTLRVFRVFRIFKFSRHSQGLRILGYTLKSCASELGFLLFSLTMAIIIFATVMFYAEKGTNKTNFTSIPAAFWYTIVTMTTLGYGDMVPSTIAGKIFGSICSLSGVLVIALPVPVIVSNFSRIYHQNQRADKRRAQQKVRLARIRLAKSGTTNAFLQYKQNGGLEDSSSGEEQALCVRNRSAFEHQHHHLLHCLEKTTCHEFTDELTFSEALGAVSLGGRTSCSTSVSSQPVGPSSLLSSCCPRRAKRRAIRLANSTASVSRGSMQELDTLAGLRRSLAPQSRSSLNAKPHDSFDLNCDSRDFVAAIISIPTLPANTPDESQPSSPGGGGRASSTLRNSSLGTPCLLPETVKISSL from the exons ATGGCAGCAGGTGTGGCCACGTGGCTGCCTTTCGCCCGTGCGGCGGCGGTGGGCTGGCTGCCCCTGGcccagcagcccctgcctcctgcGCCGGGGGTGAAGGCGTCTCGCGGGGATGAGGTTCTGGTGGTGAACGTGAGCGGACGGCGCTTTGAGACCTGGAAGAACACACTGGACCGCTACCCAGACACCCTGCTGGGCAGTTCTGAGAAGGAGTTCTTCTACGACGCCGACTCGGGCGAGTACTTTTTTGATCGCGACCCAGACATGTTCCGGCATGTGCTAAACTTCTACCGCACGGGCCGGCTGCACTGCCCGCGGCAGGAGTGCATCCAGGCCTTCGACGAGGAGCTGGCCTTTTACGGCCTGGTCCCGGAGCTTGTCGGCGACTGCTGCCTTGAAGAGTACCGGGACCGCAAGAAGGAGAACGCCGAGCGCCTGGCGGAGGACGAGGAGGCCGAGCAGGCCGGGGACAGCCCAGCCTTGCCGGCAGGCAGCTCCCTGCGCCAGCGGCTCTGGCGGGCCTTCGAGAACCCGCACACAAGCACTGCAGCCCTCGTTTTCTACTATGTGACTGGCTTTTTCATCGCCGTGTCGGTTGTCGCCAACGTGGTGGAGACTATTCCATGCCGCGGCTCAGCGCGCCACGCCCCAAGGGAACAGCCCTGTGGCGAACGCTTCCCAATGGCCTTTTTCTGCATGGACACAGCCTGTGTGCTCATATTCACAGGTGAATACCTCTTGCGGCTGTTTGCTGCCCCTAGCCGTTGCCGCTTCCTGCGGAGTGTCATGAGCCTCATAGATGTGGTGGCCATCCTGCCCTACTACATTGGGCTTTTCGTGCCCAAGAACGAGGATGTCTCAGGCGCCTTTGTCACTCTGCGTGTGTTCCGGGTGTTCCGCATCTTCAAGTTCTCCAGACACTCACAGGGTTTGAGAATTCTGGGCTACACACTCAAGAGCTGTGCCTCTGAGCTGggctttctcctcttttctctcacAATGGCCATCATCATCTTTGCCACTGTCATGTTCTATGCGGAGAAGGGCACAAACAAGACCAACTTTACCAGCATCCCTGCAGCATTCTGGTATACCATTGTCACCATGACCACGCTTGG CTACGGAGACATGGTGCCTAGCACCATTGCTGGCAAGATTTTTGGGTCCATCTGCTCGCTCAGTGGCGTCTTGGTCATTGCCCTGCCTGTGCCAGTCATTGTGTCCAACTTTAGCCGCATCTACCACCAGAACCAGCGGGCTGACAAGCGCCGAGCTCAGCAG AAGGTGCGCTTGGCAAGGATTCGGTTGGCAAAGAGTGGTACCACCAATGCCTTCCTGCAGTACAAGCAGAACGGGGGCCTTGAG GACAGCAGCAGTGGAGAGGAGCAGGCGCTATGTGTCAGAAACCGTTCTGCTTTTGAACACCAACATCACCACTTGCTGCATTGTCTGGAGAAGACAACG TGCCATGAGTTCACAGACGAGCTAACCTTCAGTGAAGCCTTGGGAGCTGTCTCGCTAGGAGGCCGCACCAGCTGCAGCACCTCTGTGTCCTCCCAGCCAGTGGGGCCCAGCAGCCTGCTATCTTCTTGCTGTCCTCGCAGAGCCAAGCGCCGTGCCATCCGCCTTGCCAACTCCACTGCCTCAGTCAGCCGTGGCAGCATGCAGGAGCTGGACACACTAGCAGGGCTACGGAGGAGCCTTGCTCCTCAGAG CCGCTCAAGCCTCAATGCTAAGCCCCATGACAGCTTTGATCTGAACTGCGACAGCCGGGACTTCGTGGCTGCCATTATCAGTATCCCGACCCTTCCTGCCAACACGCCAGATGAGAGCCAACCTTCCTCCCCTGGTGGCGGTGGCAGGGCAAGCAGCACCCTCaggaactccagcctgggtaccccctgcctccttcctgagACTGTGAAGATCTCTTCGCTGTGA